Proteins found in one Thunnus maccoyii chromosome 5, fThuMac1.1, whole genome shotgun sequence genomic segment:
- the agk gene encoding acylglycerol kinase, mitochondrial — translation MARVVKVFRTLRNHWKKSTFAACVLSYGGYWLYGKHCDNVLRREACLEAREYGRQQIAPQERLRKATVILNPAACSGKANQLFEKNAAPILHLAGVEITIVKTDYEGQAKKLMDVMEQTDMLIVAGGDGTLQEVITGLLRRPDEDTFSNIPIGFIPLGSNNSLSPGLHLLSDNKVKDITSATLSILKGETVPLDVLQIKGEKEQPVFALTGLRWGAFRDVAATISKYWYLGPLKTSAAHWFSTLREWPLVREVSVTYLPPSLRPLDLPPQKPLRPNLLYRIGRRLKNYWYPPVEEPPKVEEPEKWEEQQLSTLELFIQTQNKNPVEMRINDSLMICAEPDDFTVGEFITVGKKKEEDPSLFTKNSTKLEVSACQLHLPEGTGGFYNIDNEEYEAMPVEVRLLPRKLRFFINTERREQLLSQTQ, via the exons ATGGCGCGGGTTGTCAAAGTGTTTCGGACTCTGCGGAATCACTGGAAGAAGTCCACGTTTGCTGCGTGCGTCCTGTCTTACGGCGGGTATTGGCTGTACGGTAAACACTG tgaCAATGTTCTGCGGAGAGAGGCTTGTCTAGAGGCCAGG GAGTATGGGCGTCAACAGATAGCGCCACAGGAGCGGCTGAGGAAAGCCACTGTGATCTTGAACCCTGCTGCTTGCAGTGG GAAAGCTAACCAGCTGTTTGAAAAGAATGCTGCTCCCATTTTACACCTGGCTGGTGTGGAGATTACGATAGTCAAG ACTGATTATGAAGGTCAGGCAAAAAAACTGATGGATGTTAtggaacagacagacatgctgATCGTGGCCGGAGGGGATGGCACCTTGCAGGAAGTCATCACCGGTTTACTGCGAAGGCCAGATGAA GACACATTCAGTAATATACCAATTGGATTCATTCCACTGGGATCTAACAATTCCCTGAGTCCAGGTCTTCATCTCCTCAGTGACAACAAGGTCAA AGACATTACATCAGCAACACTGTCCATCCTGAAGGGAGAAACGGTGCCGCTGGATGTGCTACAAATCAAA GGGGAGAAAGAGCAGCCAGTCTTTGCTCTGACGGGACTGCGTTGGGGTGCTTTTAGAGATGTGGCTGCAACAATCAGCAA ATATTGGTACCTTGGACCACTGAAAACAAGTGCAGCTCATTGGTTTAGCACTCTACGG GAGTGGCCCTTGGTCCGGGAAGTCTCAGTGACCTACCTGCCTCCCAGCCTTCGGCCCCTTGACCTGCCCCCTCAGAAGCCCCTAAGGCCCAACCTGCTCTACCGCATTGGCCGCAGACTGAAGAACTACTGGTACCCACCTGTTGAAG aGCCTCCAAAAGTGGAAGAGCCAGAGAAGTGGGAAGAGCAGCAGCTGTCTACATTAGAGCTGTTTATTCAAACGCAAAACAAAAACCCTGTTGAGATG CGCATAAATGACTCCCTGATGATCTGTGCAGAGCCAGACGACTTCACTGTGGGCGAGTTCATCACTGTTGG aaagaaaaaagaagaggaccCAAGTTTATTCACTAAAAACTCCACAAAACTGGAAGTCAGTGCTTGCCAGCTGCATCTGCCAGAG GGTACCGGTGGCTTCTACAACATCGACAACGAAGAATACGAGGCCATGCCTGTAGAGGTACGGCTGTTGCCACGGAAACTACGCTTCTTCATCAATACAGAGCGCAGAGAGCAGCTCCTCTCACAGACGCAGTGA
- the nup205 gene encoding nuclear pore complex protein Nup205 gives MAAQMAVNSGASLWGPLKELWETVDGAVLRRQPESVHLLDLQLKKHKPHFLSLFKNPPKSAEQREKVRKASTEGIAIQGQQGSRLLPEQLLSEAFILSDLFDIGELAALELLLAGEHQQPHFPGLTRGLVAVLLYWDGRLCVANSLRTLIQSRHGKTFTLDLSGELVALTTRFTDELMSQGLTKRILTLVSEINVTREFERLQKERGLGNEKHRKEVSDLIKECRQALADSLFSWTCQSPLTEDDTLALIDHLETVTAQADGSLDSVNMALVMALLYCLDVSFIEQGTEDREDLLQALPLLTEKQYVSAVHSRLMDGKQWKLPGLQAVCRLAWALSLRVLSQLPQGSALHDFTEGDENLADQALLGDVFLFMKEGILGCESFAQEEFFIRRLHSLITDFLALMPMKVKHLRNRADEDARLVHMSVQMDSEIQTPLRKDLEHLMTLIGEFYSKDPFGLELGLEFWCPTESLQHTSLQGSYLGMALQRPPHKQVVLSKFVRQMGDLLPSTLYISYLRMLKGLANGPQCAHYCFSLLKTNGATHSDNIQGVSGSPVSWEHFFHSLMLYHENLRRDLPNPDAAQYRHPPLRGITQRELEGLTSFLQLLTAIITWSENARLALCEHPQWTPVVVMLGLLQCSVPPVLKAELLLCLAAFGKSPEIAASLWQSLEYTQILQTVRAPGQRQAAGIEVELNEIESSCEEYPLTRGFCHLISTLVESSLPVNLGAGLRVPGFQPYLNFLRDSVFLAFPTRAYRRPAEKWEVADSALEVFHKLLRDYEPQPSDFVQEMVELQGEQVQAHKPPGHSIMFHLLNDSPMLALCLSLLEEGVRQLDTYAPFPGKKHLESAVMHCLCLLDLALQKEVVFMDLLRESQASLLVSPLEQLLQGVSPQTRRADHIVNIARYLYHSSSNPEAAFQSAKILRRIANYPNIQIRLVGDFTHDQTVSDKLMAGFVECLDNEEAEEGTEKGDDSDPQKKVARIRHETQIHILNLLITSLELKTPNLALYLLGYEVKKPVSSTNLQDPGVLGCPRSCLHAILSLLQRGTEKRSGPVLTQQAPHLAELCYQVIYQLCACSDTSGPTMRYLRTSQDFLFSHLQHLPFILPSNQIAALSQMSWLMKTAAIELRVTSLNRQRSHTQRLVSLLLDDQPHTQHTADGESGMEEETRSVSGFLHFDTVSKVRRKLLSVLDAIEFSQDMPELLQLDFFERTQIEQVISNCEHVNEQGHTVCNVKLLHRVLVAEVNALQGMAAIGQRPLLMEEVNSILQQVVERNRVRRSLSAKRHALQSWRSLVETLLTACPADLIPADDRQLIIRDLLLDLHDKVLSEDAAGELMPIVAGAVFTLTAHLSQSVLSEQQQGVGLEASSGFASIANSALHLILRKLLDFILCTGGGYQRLRAHLYGSLLYYLQIAQKPDEPDTLQTAGKAMWERLTAPEDGFSKLQRENLAIIESYGKALMEVVCRDACDGHEISRMLALAVLDRILSIDRQNQWLVYVCNSGYLRSLVESLRQDDTALQSLLTPQPPLLKPLYIYESKMALLTRVAKTGQGAVELLRCGLVAQLIECQVFDMVPDSDAHRVMRDPSGFIPSPLDRYRQILLPTLRLFQVILTSTTMNHQQGAAQVLQWLIVHADTIQSLLRCQELSKGALQELSLLTGIISKTALPGALEMGGEVNSAALMEFQGHINRFQRLCLSLLGRLAGSERERLLKQAEIAAPGDSAEQREEMEVAMQQVCANIMEYCQTLLLQSSTQAQFSICLFSPSGSEPAGRDGGRADLLSTLPSMAYSRAPSLGLVLYLLKNSAADFFRFHQSHRQSLGKLQSLDQLPPEELKELCQGLVSGPGGVEKISSVQRSLLAKRRLVQLINNRAKLLALCSYVIETCLFVLWRHLEYYLLHCTPTDPKDSLLPGASLYRSRLTDDSFGGLQSSASRGLGLSRVSQQDLDLLKSDMAAGFGEALQRKLLEVEGLYSQVRSRYTFIQALVRRIRGLLRQPKS, from the exons ATGGCGGCGCAGATGGCGGTAAATTCGG GAGCCAGTCTGTGGGGGCCGCTGAAGGAGCTGTGGGAGACAGTGGACGGGGCTGTGTTGAGGAGGCAACCAGAGAGCGTCCACCTCCTCGACCTGCAGCTGAAGAAACACAAACCGCACTTTCTGTCACTCTTTAAGAACCCG CCTAAgagtgcagagcagagagagaaggtgcGTAAAGCCAGCACAGAAGGCATCGCCATCCAAGGTCAGCAGGGATCACGTCTCCTCCCAGAGCAGCTTCTCTCAGAGGCCTTCATCCTCAGTGATCTGTTTGATATTGGAGAGCTGGCAGCTTTGGAGCTTCTGTTGGCAG GTGAACACCAGCAGCCCCATTTTCCAGGTCTGACACGAGGACTAGTGGCTGTGCTCCTCTACTGGGATGGGAGGCTTTGTGTGGCCAACTCTCTGCGTACGCTAATCCAGTCACGCCATGGCAAGACCTTCACCCTGGATCTGAG TGGAGAGCTGGTGGCTTTGACAACACGTTTTACAGATGAACTGATGAGCCAGGGTCTGACCAAACGCATCCTAACCTTGGTGTCAGAGATTAATGTGACTCGTGAGTTTGAACGGCTGCAGAAGGAGCGGGGCCTGGGCAATGAAAAGCACAGGAAGGAG GTTTCTGACCTCATCAAAGAATGCCGACAGGCCCTGGCAGACAGCCTGTTTTCATGGACCTGCCAATCACCTTTGACTGAAGATGACACTCTCGCTCTCATTGACCACCTGGAGACGGTGACAGCTCAAGCCGATGGCTCATTGGACAGTGTGAACATGGCTCTGGTCATGGCACTGCTCTACTGCTTGGATGTCAGCTTCATAGAGCAGGGGACTGAAGATAGAGAAG ATCTGCTGCAGGCGCTGCCCCTGCTGACAGAGAAGCAGTATGTGTCTGCAGTGCACAGTCGTCTGATGGATGGCAAACAGTGGAAGCTTCCGGGTCTGCAGGCTGTGTGTCGACTGGCCTGGGCTCTGTCACTCAGGGTCCTTTCCCAACTACCACAGGGCTCAG CCCTGCATGATTTCACTGAGGGCGACGAGAATCTGGCTGACCAGGCTCTACTGGGAGACGTATTCTTATTTATGAAGGAAGGCATTCTGGGATGTGAGAGTTTTGCCCAGGAAGAGTTTTTCATCCGCCGCCTTCATTCACTCATCACCGACTTCCTTGCATTAATGCCAATGAAG gtGAAGCATCTACGTAACCGTGCGGATGAGGACGCCCGTCTGGTGCACATGTCCGTACAGATGGACAGTGAGATTCAAACGCCATTGCGCAAGGATTTAGAGCACCTCATGACCCTT atcgGAGAGTTTTACAGTAAGGACCCATTTGGGTTGGAGCTGGGTCTGGAGTTCTGGTGTCCCACAGAGTCACTCCAACATACCTCCCTGCAGGGATCCTATCTGGGAATGGCACTGCAAAGGCCTCCACATAAACAG GTGGTTTTGTCCAAATTTGTGCGTCAGATGGGAGACCTTCTGCCCTCCACCCTCTATATCTCCTATCTCCGTATGCTAAAAGGTCTCGCCAATGGTCCTCAGTGTGCCCACTACTGCTTCAGCCTGCTTAAAACCAACGGAGCCACACACA GTGACAACATCCAGGGAGTATCAGGCAGCCCAGTGTCCTGGGAACACTTTTTTCACTCCCTTATGCTCTACCATGAGAACTTGCGAAGAGACCTTCCAAATCCAGATGCAGCACAATACCGCCACCCACCACTTAGAGGCATCACCCAACGAGAGCTGGAAGGACTCACATCATTTTTGCAGTTACTCACTGCCATCATTACATGG agTGAAAATGCTCGACTGGCATTGTGCGAGCATCCCCAGTGGACCCCAGTTGTAGTGATGTTGGGGTTGCTACAGTGCAGCGTTCCGCCCGTCCTGAAGGCTGAGCTTCTGCTCTGCCTGGCGGCCTTTGGGAAGTCACCAGAGATCGCTGCGTCTCTCTGGCAGTCACTGGAGTACACACAG ATCCTTCAGACGGTGCGAGCCCCAGGACAGAGGCAGGCAGCTGGAATTGAG GTGGAGCTGAATGAGATCGAGTCGAGCTGTGAGGAGTACCCTCTGACACGAGGCTTCTGTCATCTGATCAGCACGTTGGTGGAGAGCAGTCTGCCTGTTAATTTGGGTGCAGGGCTACGTGTGCCAGGCTTTCAACCCTACCTGAACTTCCTGCGTGACTCTGTGTTCCTCGCCTTCCCCACGAGAGCGTATCGTCGCCCAGCTGAGAAG tGGGAGGTAGCTGACTCCGCCCTGGAAGTGTTCCACAAGCTACTTCGAGACTATGAGCCGCAGCCGTCAGACTTTGTCCAGGAGATGGTGGAGCTGCAGGGAGAGCAGGTCCAGGCCCACAAGCCCCCCGGGCACAGCATCATGTTCCATCTGCTCAATGACTCGCCCATGCTGGCGCTCTGCCTCAGCCTGCTGGAGGAGGGTGTGCGCCAGCTGGACACTTATGCGCCCTTCCCTG GTAAGAAGCACTTGGAGTCGGCGGTGATGCACTGCCTGTGCCTACTGGACTTGGCTCTGCAGAAGGAGGTGGTGTTCATGGATCTCCTCAGAGAGAGCCAGGCCTCCCTGCTGGTTTCACCACTAGAACAGCTCCTACAGGGGGTCAGTCCTCAAACCCGCAGGGCTGATCACATCGTCAATATTGCCAG GTATCTGTATCACAGCAGCTCCAACCCAGAGGCTGCCTTCCAGAGTGCCAAGATCCTGCGTCGTATCGCCAACTACCCCAACATTCAGATTAGACTGGTGGGAGATTTCACACACGACCAG ACTGTAAGTGACAAGCTGATGGCAGGCTTTGTGGAGTGTCTGGACAACgaagaggcagaggaaggaaCAGAGAAAGGAGATG ACTCAGACCCACAAAAGAAGGTGGCAAGAATACGACACGAAACCCAGATCCATATCTTAAACCTTCTCATCACCTCTTTGGAGCTGAAGACGCCCAATCTGGCTCTGTATCTCCTGGGCTACGAAGTCAAGAAGCCCGTGTCCTCAACCAACCTCCAGGACCCAG gtgtgttgGGATGTCCAAGGAGCTGCCTGCACGCCATCCTGAGTCTGCTGCAGAGAGGCACTGAGAAGCGATCAGGACCTGTACTCACACAGCAGGCCCCACATCTCGCTGAGCTCTGCTACCAG GTGATCTACCAGCTGTGTGCCTGCTCAGACACATCTGGACCCACCATGCGCTATTTGAGGACCAGCCAGGACTTCCTGTTCTCTCACCTGCAGCACTTACCCTTCATCCTGCCCA GTAACCAGATTGCTGCCCTCTCACAGATGTCTTGGCTCATGAAAACGGCTGCAATCGAGCTGAGGGTGACCTCGCTGAACCGCCAGCGTTCACATACACAACGCCTCGTCAGCCTTCTGCTGGATGACCAGCCACACACTCAGCATACAG CTGATGGGGAATCAGGAATGGAGGAAGAGACCAGATCAGTCAGTGGTTTCCTCCACTTTGACACAGTTTCTAAAG TGCGCAGGAAGTTGCTGAGTGTGCTGGATGCCATCGAGTTCAGTCAGGATATGcctgagctgctgcagctcgACTTCTTCGAGCGCACTCAGATAGAGCAGGTGATCTCCAACTGCGAACATGTCAACGAGCAAGGACACACTGTGTGCAATGTTAAG TTGCTTCATAGAGTGCTGGTTGCTGAGGTGAATGCGCTGCAAGGAATGGCAGCCATTGGACAGAGACCCCTGTTAATGGAG GAGGTGAATTCGATCCTGCAGCAGGTGGTGGAACGTAACCGCGTCCGTCGGAGTCTGAGTGCAAAGCGACATGCGCTGCAGTCCTGGAGGAGCCTGGTGGAGACGCTTCTGACCGCCTGCCCTGCCGATCTCATACCTGCTGATGACAGACAGCTCATCATCAGAGACCTGCTGCTAGACCTGCACGATAAG GTATTATCTGAGGATGCAGCAGGAGAACTGATGCCCATTGTTGCTGGAGCAGTCTTCACTCTGACCGCCCACCTCAGCCAATCAGTGCtgtctgagcagcagcaagggGTGGGATTAGAAGCATCCTCCGGCTTTGCCTCAATCGCCAATTCCGCCCTACACCTGATCCTCCGCAAGCTGCTGGACTTCATCCTTTGTACTG GAGGTGGATACCAGCGTCTGCGTGCTCACCTGTATGGCTCCCTGCTGTACTACCTTCAAATCGCCCAGAAACCTGACGAACCAGACACTCTACAGACAG CTGGGAAGGCAATGTGGGAGCGTCTCACAGCTCCTGAAGATGGCTTCTCcaagctgcagagagagaaccTCGCCATCATCGAGAGCTACGGCAAGGCTCTCATGGAGGTGGTGTGCAGGGATGCCTGCGACGGCCATGAAATTAGCAGG ATGCTAGCCCTGGCAGTGCTGGACCGAATCCTGTCCATAGACCGTCAGAATCAGTGGCTGGTGTACGTCTGCAACAGTGGCTACCTGCGGTCATTAGTGGAGAGCCTGAGACAGGATGACACCGCCCTGCAGAGCCTGCTCACACCTCAGCCGCCCCTCCTCAAACCACTCTACATCTATGAGAGCAAGATG gctcTGCTGACTCGTGTGGCTAAGACGGGCCAGGGAGCCGTGGAGCTGCTGCGCTGTGGCCTGGTGGCACAGCTGATAGAGTGTCAGGTGTTCGACATGGTGCCTGACAGCGATGCACACAG GGTGATGAGGGACCCATCTGGCTTCATCCCCAGCCCTCTGGACCGCTACAGGCAGATTCTTTTACCAACCCTGAGGCTCTTTCAGGTGATCCTGACCTCTACCACTATGAAtcaccagcagggggcagcacaG gtccTTCAGTGGCTGATAGTCCATGCAGACACCATTCAGTCCCTGTTGCGCTGTCAGGAGCTCAGTAAGGGAGCTCTGCAGGAGCTCTCTTTGCTTACTGGCATCATTAGTAAGACAGCTCTGCCAG GTGCCCTTGAGATGGGCGGGGAGGTGAACAGTGCTGCTCTTATGGAGTTCCAGGGTCACATCAACAGATTCCAG cgtCTATGTCTGTCCCTGCTAGGTCGTCTGGCAGGGAGTGAGCGGGAGAGGTTGCTAAAGCAGGCTGAGATTGCTGCACCCGGAGACTCAGCAGAGCAACgagaggagatggaggtggCCATGCAACAG GTGTGTGCTAACATCATGGAGTACTGCCAAACGTTGCTGCTGCAGAGCTCAACCCAGGCCCAGTTCAGCATCTGCCTCTTCAGCCCGTCTGGCAGTGAGCCAGCTGGCAGGGATGGAGGCCGCGCAG atctctTATCCACCCTGCCGTCGATGGCTTACTCCCGGGCCCCCAGTCTGGGCCTGGTCCTATACCTGCTGAAGAACAGCGCTGCTGATTTCTTCCGGTTCCACCAGAGTCACAGACAGAGCCTGGGCAAACTGCAGAGCCTGGATCAGCTGCCTCCTGAGGAGCTCAAGGAG TTGTGCCAAGGCCTGGTGTCAGGCCCAGGAGGGGTGGAGAAAATCTCATCAGTCCAGAGGAGCTTGCTGGCCAAGAGACGACTGGTCCAGCTGATCAACAACAGAGCCAAGCTGCTGGCCCTGTGCTCCT ATGTTATCGAGAcctgtttatttgtgttgtggCGCCACCTGGAGTACTACCTGTTGCACTGTACCCCCACTGACCCCAAGGACTCCCTGTTGCCTGGAGCCAGTTTATATAGATCACGCCTCACAGACG acTCGTTTGGTGGTTTGCAGTCGAGTGCAAGTCGTGGACTCGGTCTGTCCCGAGTCAGTCAGCAAGACCTAGACCTG CTGAAGAGCGACATGGCCGCAGGTTTCGGGGAGGCTCTGCAGAGGAAGCTGTTGGAGGTGGAAGGCTTGTACAGCCAAGTCCGCTCCAGGTACACCTTCATCCAGGCTCTGGTCCGCAGGATCCGTGGTCTGCTGCGACAACCCAAAAGTTGA
- the wee2 gene encoding wee1-like protein kinase 2, translating to MAMLFDEINQQLDFSSCGDEGSSSDNSSDDYASRIRSPSSACRTPRVQRHRSRSNTLSYPLQCTSPIPYASWSKLRLCDSPSTPKSLLSKASQPSSSTKISRHQRTLRFASAAANLIHAPSVNVNPFTPDTVRRNSEQLRSDEDDDYQRRLKHSLTSSEEDDEAFLPPKRRAVQAFMLSRYESEFLELECVGVGEFGAVYKCVKRLDGCLYAIKRSRRPLAGSANEQLALKEVYAHAVLGHHPHVVRYYSAWAEDNHMIIQNEYCDGGSVNDAIMKKEVQGELFSEAELKDLLLQVSMGLKYIHSLGLVHLDIKPSNIFICQRSSTSAAGEGESEEDDDRSIAAGVVYKIGDLGHVTSINSPQVEEGDSRFLASEVLHEDYSHLPKADLFALGLTVLLAAGAPPLPQNGDEWHSLREGQLPKLPQELSPPFRGLLQLLLDPDPTKRPSARELCKHTVLREGRTGRLAAQLRRELNVEKFRTAMLEKELQEARQAALSPKQSLPPGVKPPAKIGSLPRAGRRLVGRKTARSRSFGCPGYGV from the exons ATGGCGATGTTGTTTGACGAGATCAACCAGCAGCTGGACTTCTCTAGCTGCGGAGATGAAGGAAGCAGCAGTGACAACAGCTCCGATGACTACGCCTCCAGGATCCGAAGTCCCAGCTCAGCGTGCAGGACGCCCAGGGTGCAACGCCACCGCAGCAGAAGCAATACCTTGTCTTACCCTTTACAGTGCACCAGCCCCATACCTTATGCTTCCTGGAGTAAACTGAGGCTCTGCGACTCTCCCAGCACGCCCAAG AGTCTGCTATCTAAGGCGTCCCAGCCTTCCTCCAGCACTAAGATAAGTCGGCATCAGAGGACCCTTCGTTTCGCCTCAGCTGCTGCAAACCTCATCCATGCACCCTCGGTCAACGTAAATCCTTTCACCCCTGACACGGTGCGCAGGAACAGTGAGCAGCTCAggagtgatgaagatgatgattaTCAGCGCAG GTTGAAACACAGTTTAACGTCatcagaggaggatgatgaagcCTTTCTCCCACCAAAG AGGCGAGCTGTCCAAGCCTTCATGCTGTCACGGTATGAGAGCGAGTTCCTGGAGCTGGAGTGCGTTGGCGTGGGCGAGTTTGGGGCAGTTTACAAGTGTGTGAAGAGGCTCGACGGTTGCTTGTATGCCATAAAGCGCTCTCGCCGACCCCTCGCGGGCTCTGCCAACGA GCAGCTGGCTCTAAAGGAGGTGTATGCGCATGCTGTTCTTGGGCACCATCCACATGTCGTTCGCTATTATTCGGCGTGGGCAGAAGACAATCACATGATTATTCAGAATGAATACTGTGATG gtggaAGTGTCAACGATGCCATCATGAAGAAGGAGGTGCAAGGTGAGCTGTTTTCAGAGGCCGAGTTGAAAGATCTGCTATTGCAAGTGTCTATGGGTCTAAAATACATCCACAGCTTAGGCCTCGTACACCTGGACATCAAACCAA GTAATATATTCATTTGCCAGCGTTCCAGCACAAGTGCAGCGGGTGAGGGGGAAAGCGAGGAGGATGATGACAGAAGCATTGCAGCAGGAGTCGTATACAAAATTG GGGATCTGGGCCATGTGACATCAATCAACAGTCCTCAAGTTGAGGAAGGGGACAGCCGCTTTCTGGCCAGTGAGGTTCTGCATGAG GATTACAGCCACCTCCCCAAGGCAGATCTCTTCGCTCTGGGTCTCACAGTGCTGCTGGCAGCTGGAGCTCCTCCTCTGCCTCAAAATGGAGATGAGTGGCACAGCCTTAGAGAGGGGCAGCTCCCCAAGCTGCCACAGGAGCTCTCGCCTCCCTTCAGAGGCTTGCTACAA TTGTTGCTAGATCCAGACCCGACGAAGCGGCCGTCTGCCAGGGAGCTTTGCAAGCACACGGTCTTAAGGGAGGGGAGGACTGGGAGGCTGGCTGCTCAGCTACGCAGAGAGCTCAATGTAGAGAAGTTCAGGACAGCCATGCTTGAAAA AGAGCTCCAGGAGGCTCGTCAGGCAGCTCTGTCACCCAAGCAGAGCCTCCCTCCTGGGGTGAAACCCCCTGCTAAGATTGGGTCTCTACCCAGAGCAGGGAGGAGGCTTGTCGGTAGAAAGACGGCACGATCCAGGAGCTTCGGATGCCCTGGATATGGAGTCTGA
- the dennd11 gene encoding DENN domain-containing protein 11 — translation MVKKSDRAPLLDWEEIPPPDPSQAPPPPPPREEVAPAEKSSQPVGRTPTGTAAGTGWSSSSCSSNNGNTAATITCSPTGSLTAVVASGDGYPGRPRTEHCGHGWHRPDPLGTDRNVLFPGLSLRDQWEEKDQIVAVFVVTFDTRSGNMVEWCLPHDINLDGVEFKSMASGSHRITNDFIYFRKGCYFGLACFANMPVESELERGARMKSVGILSPSYTLLYRYMHFLENQVRHQLQCPGQYSPLEAFYEDKKAVLPPTGNGLVTACPTWSVTTINRCMHPEMKITHPAGCMSQFIQFFGEQIMVLWKFAMLRKRILIFSPPPVGVVCYRVYCCCCLANVSLPGIGVTVPELRPFFYINIADITALETELSYVACTTEKIFEEKKELYDVYVDNQNVKTHRSHLQPLLRLNAADKEKYRKLSEQRQMLLYSQEVDGDCTSNEEDLFILFFMELNNRIFQTLSEVAGSQDPTLTAEHVRAMGLDPQGDHSFLVDLLEVYGIDVTLVIDNLCCS, via the exons ATGGTGAAAAAGTCGGACCGAGCCCCGCTGCTGGACTGGGAGGAGATCCCACCGCCCGATCCGAGCCAggcgccgccgccgccgccgccgcggGAGGAGGTCGCACCGGCGGAGAAAAGTTCGCAACCAGTCGGGCGGACACCGACAGGCACTGCGGCTGGTACtgggtggagcagcagcagctgcagcagcaacaacgGCAACACCGCCGCCACCATCACCTGCAGTCCCACTGGGAGCCTAACAGCTGTTGTTGCCAGCGGGGACGGATACCCGGGCCGCCCGCGAACAGAGCACTGTGGGCACGGGTGGCATCGCCCGGATCCTCTCGGTACAGATCGGAATGTGCTCTTCCCCGGCCTCTCGTTGAGAGATCAATGGGAGGAAAAAGACCAGATCGTCGCTGTGTTTGTGGTTACCTTTGATACAAGATCAG GGAACATGGTAGAGTGGTGCTTGCCTCATGACATCAATCTCGATGGAGTTGAATTCAAGTCAATGGCCAGCGGCTCCCATCGGATCACTAACGACTTCAT ATATTTTCGTAAAGGCTGTTACTTTGGGCTGGCCTGTTTCGCTAACATGCCTGTGGAGAGTGAGCtggagcgaggagcgaggatGAAGTCTGTAGGAATTCTGTCTCCCTCCTACACTCTGCTTTACCGCTACATGCACTTCCTGGAGAACCAAGTCAG ACACCAGTTGCAGTGCCCAGGCCAGTATTCTCCACTGGAGGCTTTCTATGAAGATAAGAAGGCAGTCCTTCCCCCTACAGGAAACGGCCTGGTCACCGCTTGCCCGACGTGGAGTGTTACCACAATCAACCGCTGTATGCACCCAGAAATGAAG ATCACCCACCCCGCCGGCTGCATGTCCCAGTTCATCCAGTTTTTCGGGGAGCAGATAATGGTGCTGTGGAAGTTTGCGATGCTTAGGAAACGTATCCTCATCTTCTCCCCTCCGCCTGTAGGTGTGGTCTGCTACAGGG TGTACTGCTGTTGCTGCCTGGCCAATGTCTCCTTACCTGGAATTGGAGTTACTGTGCCTGAATTACGGCCTTTCTTCTACATCAACATAGCTGACATCACAGCCCTGGAAACGGAGCTGTCATATGTGGCCT GCACCACAGAGAAGATTTTCGAGGAGAAGAAGGAACTGTACGACGTCTACGTTGACAACCAGAATGTGAAAACTCACAGGAGCCATTTGCAGCCACTGCTGCGACTGAATGCTGCAGATAAGGAGAAGTACAGGAAACTGAGTGAACAGAG gcaaATGTTGCTGTACTCACAGGAGGTGGATGGAGACTGCACGTCAAACGAAGAGGATCTTTTCATTTT GTTCTTCATGGAGCTGAATAACCGCATCTTCCAGACCCTGTCAGAAGTAGCAGGGAGCCAGGATCCCACCCTCACCGCTGAGCACGTGAGGGCCATGGGGCTGGATCCCCAGGGCGATCACTCCTTCCTGGTCGACCTGCTGGAGGTGTACGGTATTGACGTCACGCTGGTCATAGACAACCTCTGCTGCTCCTGA